In Hamadaea flava, a genomic segment contains:
- the trpS gene encoding tryptophan--tRNA ligase produces MSVAPTDRRPRVLSGIQPTADSFHLGNYLGAVRNWVTMQDTCDAYYMVVDLHAITAGHDAKVLRDRTRVSLAQLLAFGIDPTRSTLFIQSHVPEHAQLGWVLSCITGFGEASRMTQFKDKSAKQGAERSSVGLFTYPILQAADILLYQADAVPVGEDQRQHLELTRDLAQRFNHLFGKTFTLPEAYIPKATAKILDLQDPTAKMSKSSSSPTGLLEIMEDKARSAKKIKSAVTDTGREILFDPEDKPGVSNLLTIYSALSGRTIEDLVTAYAGKGYGDLKKDLAEVFVDFVTPIQAATREYLDDPAQLDKMLAIGAEKARAVASQTLAAVYDHVGFIPAK; encoded by the coding sequence TCGGCGCGGTCCGCAACTGGGTGACCATGCAGGACACCTGCGACGCGTACTACATGGTCGTCGACCTGCACGCGATCACCGCAGGCCACGACGCGAAGGTGCTCCGCGACCGGACCCGGGTGAGCCTGGCCCAGTTGCTGGCGTTCGGCATCGACCCGACGCGCAGCACCCTGTTCATCCAGTCGCACGTCCCCGAGCACGCGCAGCTGGGCTGGGTGCTCAGCTGCATCACGGGCTTCGGCGAGGCGTCCCGGATGACCCAGTTCAAGGACAAGTCGGCCAAGCAGGGCGCCGAGCGGTCCAGCGTCGGGCTGTTCACCTACCCGATCCTGCAGGCCGCCGACATCCTGCTCTACCAGGCCGACGCCGTGCCGGTCGGCGAGGACCAGCGCCAGCACCTGGAGCTGACCCGCGACCTGGCCCAGCGGTTCAACCACCTCTTCGGCAAGACGTTCACCCTGCCGGAGGCGTACATCCCGAAGGCGACCGCGAAGATCCTCGACCTGCAGGACCCGACGGCGAAGATGTCGAAGTCGTCGTCTTCGCCGACCGGCCTGCTGGAGATCATGGAGGACAAGGCGCGCTCGGCGAAGAAGATCAAGTCGGCGGTGACCGACACAGGTCGCGAGATCCTCTTCGACCCCGAGGACAAGCCCGGGGTGAGCAACCTGCTGACGATCTACTCGGCGCTGTCCGGCCGGACGATCGAGGACCTGGTCACGGCGTACGCGGGCAAGGGCTACGGCGACCTGAAGAAGGACCTCGCCGAGGTCTTCGTCGACTTCGTGACGCCGATCCAGGCGGCCACCCGGGAGTACCTCGACGACCCGGCGCAGCTGGACAAGATGCTGGCGATCGGCGCGGAGAAGGCGCGGGCGGTGGCGTCCCAGACGCTCGCCGCTGTCTACGACCACGTCGGCTTCATCCCCGCTAAGTAG
- a CDS encoding LacI family DNA-binding transcriptional regulator — translation MRARLADIARQAEVSEATVSRVLNDRPGVSTETRQAVLTALDVLGYERPTKLRKRSAGLVGLVVPELDNPIFPAFAQIIESALAQQGYTPVLCTQTAGGVTEDEYIEMLLDRQVAGIVFVSGLHADTTSDPDRYRKLLTRPLPIVLVNGFVDGLEAPFVSVDERAAADAAVSHLAALGHKRIGLISGPDRFQPVQRKIAGYRDAMRRLLHLSDREMDSMISLSPLFGVEGGYAATTRLLDRGVTAVVCGSDLMALGAIGAARQKGLGVPDDFSVVGFDDSPLMAFTDPPLTTLRQPIRAMAVAAARALIDEILGHPAPHSEYVFRPELVVRGSTAQAR, via the coding sequence ATGCGTGCACGTCTGGCCGACATCGCTCGGCAGGCCGAAGTGAGCGAGGCCACGGTCTCGCGGGTCCTCAACGACCGTCCTGGGGTGTCGACGGAGACCCGCCAGGCGGTGCTGACGGCGCTCGATGTACTGGGCTACGAGCGCCCCACCAAGCTGCGCAAACGTAGCGCGGGCCTGGTCGGGCTGGTAGTTCCCGAGCTGGACAACCCCATCTTTCCGGCGTTCGCTCAGATCATCGAGTCGGCGCTCGCCCAACAGGGCTACACCCCGGTTCTCTGCACGCAGACCGCCGGCGGCGTGACCGAGGACGAGTACATCGAGATGCTGCTCGACCGGCAGGTGGCCGGCATCGTCTTCGTGTCCGGCCTGCATGCCGACACGACGTCGGATCCCGACCGCTACCGCAAGCTGCTGACGCGGCCGTTGCCGATCGTGCTGGTCAACGGGTTCGTCGACGGGCTGGAGGCGCCGTTCGTCTCGGTCGACGAGCGGGCCGCGGCCGACGCAGCGGTGTCCCATCTCGCCGCGCTCGGCCACAAGCGGATCGGCCTGATCTCCGGGCCGGACCGCTTCCAGCCGGTGCAGCGCAAGATCGCCGGCTACCGGGACGCGATGCGCCGGTTGCTGCACCTCAGCGACCGCGAGATGGACTCGATGATCTCGCTGTCCCCGCTGTTCGGCGTCGAGGGCGGGTACGCCGCCACGACCCGGCTGCTGGACCGCGGTGTGACCGCCGTCGTCTGCGGTTCCGACCTGATGGCGCTGGGCGCGATCGGGGCGGCGCGGCAGAAGGGCCTCGGCGTGCCGGACGACTTCAGCGTGGTCGGCTTCGACGACTCCCCGCTGATGGCCTTCACCGACCCGCCGCTGACCACGTTGCGGCAGCCCATCCGGGCCATGGCGGTGGCCGCCGCCCGGGCGCTCATCGACGAGATCCTGGGCCATCCCGCACCGCATTCCGAATACGTCTTCCGCCCCGAACTGGTCGTACGCGGTTCCACCGCCCAGGCACGCTGA
- a CDS encoding sugar ABC transporter substrate-binding protein, with product MRRRTVFAALGAAASASALAACGSDKDEPTATPSKDKGNGKLVIWADTKRTAVLKKYADQFGKDNGVTVEVKEISENLQQVFVTASQQGSGPDVVVGAHDWIGNLVQNGAIDPVQLSAQQKSLFAAAAVKAVTFNGQIYGAPYALENIALVRNTDLVPTAPASIEDLVKAGQDLKKSGKVSEILLDQCGASGDAYHIYPIYSSGGGSLFGLTSAGDPDPNNVTVNSADSIAAFTKLKELGEKGSGALKTSIAAENVVATFTAKKAAFFITGSWNIADIKKAGIKYDITPIPGFAGGKPAQPFLGVQAFFVASKGKSKAMAQEFVANYVTNKEVANALYAADPRPPALLAAQDDAKTADPDVAKWLDAGKDGLPMPAIPAMNEIWGPFGNAEVAVIKGGDPKTAADAAAKAINDAIAKKK from the coding sequence ATGCGTAGACGTACCGTCTTTGCGGCTCTGGGCGCGGCGGCGTCCGCCTCGGCGCTGGCGGCATGCGGATCGGACAAGGACGAGCCCACGGCGACCCCGTCGAAGGACAAGGGCAACGGCAAGCTGGTCATCTGGGCCGACACCAAGCGCACGGCCGTGCTCAAGAAGTACGCCGACCAGTTCGGCAAGGACAACGGCGTCACCGTCGAGGTCAAGGAGATCAGCGAGAACCTGCAGCAGGTCTTCGTGACCGCCTCGCAGCAGGGCAGCGGCCCGGACGTCGTGGTCGGCGCGCACGACTGGATCGGCAACCTGGTCCAGAACGGCGCCATCGACCCGGTGCAGCTCTCGGCGCAGCAGAAGTCGCTGTTCGCCGCGGCCGCGGTCAAGGCCGTGACGTTCAACGGCCAGATCTACGGCGCCCCGTACGCGCTGGAGAACATCGCTCTCGTGCGTAACACCGACCTGGTGCCGACCGCCCCGGCGAGCATCGAGGACCTGGTCAAGGCCGGGCAGGACCTGAAGAAGTCGGGCAAGGTCAGCGAGATCCTGCTCGACCAGTGCGGCGCTTCGGGCGACGCGTACCACATCTACCCGATCTACTCCTCGGGCGGCGGCTCGCTGTTCGGCCTGACCTCGGCCGGCGACCCGGACCCGAACAACGTCACGGTCAACAGCGCCGACTCGATCGCCGCCTTCACCAAGCTCAAGGAGCTGGGCGAGAAGGGCTCGGGCGCGCTGAAGACCTCGATCGCCGCCGAGAACGTCGTGGCCACCTTCACCGCGAAGAAGGCCGCCTTCTTCATCACCGGCTCGTGGAACATCGCCGACATCAAGAAGGCCGGCATCAAGTACGACATCACCCCGATCCCGGGCTTCGCCGGTGGCAAGCCGGCCCAGCCGTTCCTCGGCGTCCAGGCCTTCTTCGTGGCGAGCAAGGGCAAGAGCAAGGCGATGGCCCAGGAGTTCGTGGCGAACTACGTCACGAACAAGGAGGTCGCCAACGCCCTGTACGCCGCCGACCCGCGTCCGCCGGCGCTGCTGGCCGCGCAGGACGACGCGAAGACCGCCGACCCGGACGTGGCGAAGTGGCTGGACGCGGGCAAGGACGGCCTGCCGATGCCGGCCATCCCCGCCATGAACGAGATCTGGGGCCCGTTCGGCAACGCCGAGGTGGCCGTGATCAAGGGCGGCGACCCGAAGACCGCGGCGGACGCCGCCGCGAAGGCCATCAACGACGCGATCGCGAAGAAGAAGTAG
- a CDS encoding glycoside hydrolase family 13 protein yields the protein MSTTAAPAETILGNDDWWRDAVVYQIYPRSFADGDGDGTGDLRGVRQKLPYLKDLGIDAIWLSPFYTSPLADGGYDVADYRDVDPRFGTLADFDEMTAEAHALGIRIIVDLVPNHCSDEHEWFQAALAAGPGSAERALFVFRDGQGEQGELPPNDWESIFGGPAWTRVPDGQWYLHLFDPGQPDFNWEHPAVRAEFRDILRFWLDRGVDGFRIDVAHGMIKADGLPNVGRTSADGERQVVMIGNDTLPYFDQDGVHEIYREWRPILDSYAGGRMAVAEAWVPDAQRLARYIGSDELHQAFNFDFMMASWDAESFRTIIDKSLAEADLVGAPTTWVLSNHDKHRHVTRYGDGDLGLARARAGTLLMLALPGSAYLYNGEELGLNEVLDLPDELREDPAFRRTGESRDGCRVPLPWSGGAETGFGFGPAGSAQPWLPQPASWAALTAEAQENDPASTLNLYRSALRVRKEQPGLGGGTLTWLDSPTGVLALRREPGLVVVANVSGEPVDLASYGSAVLLASGPLDGDGRLPADTTAYLTA from the coding sequence GTGAGTACGACCGCCGCCCCGGCCGAGACGATCCTGGGCAACGACGACTGGTGGCGCGACGCGGTCGTCTATCAGATCTACCCGCGCAGCTTCGCCGACGGCGACGGCGACGGCACCGGTGACCTGCGAGGCGTACGCCAGAAGCTGCCCTATCTCAAGGATCTGGGCATCGACGCGATCTGGCTCAGCCCGTTCTACACCTCGCCCCTGGCCGACGGCGGCTACGACGTGGCCGACTACCGCGACGTCGATCCCCGCTTCGGCACCCTCGCCGACTTCGACGAGATGACCGCCGAGGCCCATGCGCTGGGCATCCGGATCATCGTCGACCTGGTCCCCAACCACTGCTCCGACGAGCACGAATGGTTCCAGGCGGCGCTGGCCGCCGGCCCCGGTTCGGCCGAGCGTGCCCTGTTCGTCTTCCGCGACGGCCAGGGCGAGCAGGGTGAGCTGCCGCCGAACGACTGGGAGTCCATCTTCGGCGGACCGGCCTGGACCCGAGTTCCCGACGGGCAGTGGTACCTGCACCTGTTCGACCCCGGTCAGCCCGACTTCAACTGGGAGCACCCGGCGGTCCGGGCCGAGTTCCGCGACATCCTGCGGTTCTGGCTGGACCGGGGCGTCGACGGCTTCCGAATCGACGTGGCCCACGGGATGATCAAGGCCGACGGCCTGCCGAACGTCGGCCGCACGAGCGCCGACGGCGAACGTCAGGTCGTCATGATCGGCAACGACACGCTGCCCTACTTCGACCAGGACGGCGTCCACGAGATCTACCGCGAATGGCGGCCGATCCTCGACTCGTACGCCGGTGGCCGGATGGCCGTCGCCGAGGCGTGGGTGCCCGACGCCCAGCGGCTGGCCCGCTACATCGGCTCCGACGAGCTGCACCAGGCCTTCAACTTCGACTTCATGATGGCCTCGTGGGACGCCGAGTCGTTCCGGACCATCATCGACAAATCCCTGGCCGAAGCCGACCTCGTCGGCGCGCCGACCACCTGGGTCCTGTCGAACCACGACAAGCACCGCCACGTGACCCGGTACGGCGACGGCGACCTCGGGCTCGCCCGTGCCCGCGCCGGAACGCTGCTCATGCTCGCGCTGCCCGGCTCGGCGTACCTCTACAACGGCGAGGAACTCGGCCTCAACGAGGTCCTCGACCTGCCCGACGAGCTGCGGGAGGACCCCGCGTTCCGGCGTACGGGCGAGAGCCGGGACGGCTGCCGGGTGCCGCTGCCCTGGTCGGGCGGAGCCGAGACCGGATTCGGCTTCGGCCCGGCCGGTTCGGCCCAGCCGTGGCTGCCGCAGCCGGCGTCGTGGGCGGCGTTGACCGCGGAGGCGCAGGAGAACGATCCGGCGTCGACGCTCAACCTCTACCGCTCGGCGCTGCGCGTACGCAAGGAGCAGCCCGGGCTCGGCGGCGGCACGCTGACCTGGCTGGACAGCCCGACCGGCGTACTGGCGCTGCGGCGGGAGCCCGGCCTCGTGGTCGTCGCGAACGTCTCCGGCGAGCCGGTCGACCTGGCCTCCTACGGCTCGGCGGTGCTGCTGGCGAGCGGTCCGCTCGACGGCGACGGCCGCCTCCCGGCCGACACCACCGCCTACCTCACCGCCTGA
- a CDS encoding alpha-amylase, whose translation MRGWRMRAGCALLLAVSGCSAAPLATAQPTTQPTPSAAASAGSAPTGVVVHLFEWPWKSVATECRDQLGPAGVAAVQISPPQEHVVLADQGFPWWQDYQPVSYAIGSRRGDRAAFAAMVTACHAAGVKIYADAVVNHMTAQLYGVGSAGTKFTQTGYPGYDGAADFHHCGKSISDYSNRDEVQNCDLVGLADLATEREPVRQRLAAYLNDLLSLGVDGFRIDAAKHVPATDLAAIYAKLAKTAGGTAPVLYQEVLFSVSEPIQADEYLPSGAVLEPRYGPDLARALRTGGSLANLEGLGDGSGTPLVDYKPSASAVVYVDSHDSQRGGTTLTYQDGALHTLAGQFMLAYPYGTPLVMSSFTFDSYDAGPPADAKGVTLPVSCGHGWECEHRTLLNLVAFRTAVGDAPVSQWWTTDDQLGFARTGKGYFALNRAAAAVTRTVETGLPAGIYRDRIHGTAVTVDASGQASLTIPAQSALAFDLTSR comes from the coding sequence GTGCGCGGGTGGCGAATGCGGGCCGGATGCGCGCTGCTGCTCGCCGTCTCCGGCTGCTCGGCCGCGCCGCTTGCAACCGCCCAGCCCACGACCCAGCCCACACCGTCGGCTGCGGCGTCCGCTGGGAGCGCTCCAACCGGTGTCGTCGTCCACCTCTTCGAGTGGCCCTGGAAGTCGGTCGCGACCGAGTGCCGCGACCAGCTGGGCCCGGCCGGAGTGGCGGCGGTCCAGATCTCCCCGCCGCAGGAACACGTGGTCCTGGCCGACCAGGGCTTCCCGTGGTGGCAGGACTACCAGCCGGTCTCCTACGCGATCGGCAGCCGGCGGGGCGACCGTGCGGCGTTCGCGGCGATGGTCACCGCCTGCCACGCGGCGGGCGTCAAGATCTACGCCGACGCCGTCGTCAACCATATGACCGCCCAGCTCTACGGGGTCGGCTCGGCCGGGACGAAGTTCACCCAGACCGGCTATCCCGGCTACGACGGCGCCGCCGATTTCCACCACTGCGGCAAGTCGATCTCCGACTACAGCAACCGCGACGAGGTGCAGAACTGCGACCTCGTCGGGCTCGCCGACCTGGCGACCGAACGCGAACCGGTCCGTCAGCGGCTGGCGGCGTACCTGAACGATCTGCTGTCGCTGGGCGTCGACGGGTTCCGGATCGACGCCGCCAAGCACGTTCCGGCGACCGACCTGGCCGCGATCTACGCCAAGCTGGCCAAGACGGCCGGCGGGACCGCGCCCGTGCTGTACCAGGAAGTCCTCTTCAGCGTCAGCGAACCGATCCAGGCCGACGAGTACCTTCCCTCCGGCGCGGTTCTCGAACCCCGGTACGGCCCGGACCTCGCGCGGGCCCTGCGTACCGGCGGCAGCCTGGCCAATCTCGAAGGACTCGGCGACGGATCGGGCACCCCGTTGGTCGACTACAAGCCGTCGGCCTCCGCCGTGGTCTATGTGGACAGTCACGACAGCCAGCGCGGTGGCACCACGCTGACCTACCAGGACGGCGCGCTGCATACGCTCGCCGGGCAGTTCATGCTGGCGTACCCGTATGGGACGCCGCTGGTGATGTCTAGCTTCACCTTCGACTCCTACGACGCCGGGCCGCCGGCCGACGCCAAGGGCGTCACGCTGCCGGTCTCCTGCGGCCACGGCTGGGAGTGCGAGCACCGCACACTGCTGAACCTGGTCGCCTTCCGGACGGCGGTCGGCGACGCGCCGGTCTCGCAATGGTGGACCACCGACGACCAACTCGGCTTCGCGCGTACGGGCAAGGGATACTTCGCCTTGAACCGCGCAGCCGCCGCCGTGACCCGGACCGTCGAGACCGGACTTCCGGCCGGGATCTACCGCGACCGAATCCATGGCACCGCCGTCACCGTCGACGCCTCGGGCCAGGCATCCCTCACCATTCCAGCGCAGAGCGCGCTGGCCTTCGACCTGACTTCACGCTGA
- a CDS encoding ABC transporter permease subunit produces the protein MTTPSTTSSGSGGVTGAGGSGSPRSGLPGQRGSDAPKRGTGKSAPPSEHRPREITVGFLVGRLIALGLVAALLLFGLPPLIRTDNWIGVGVLVAAGAGIAYLYLTRRHVPLKYLLPGTVFLIVFQLVPVILTVSTAFTNFGDGHRGTKEEAITAIQTGSLEQVTGAASYNLSPALKDGKLVFLLLPVDDKGDPVLDQAKVGTADGLSELPGLTDANLSLTKQLSEVPGYDILSKPDASARGDEIANFAVPTEQGAIKSSGLSKAVELKAVRAYDAACDCVTDTKTGTVYPADEAKGYFVSADGTVLSGGQGWKVGVGWANFTRIFTDKTVSGNFFSVFVWNVVFALLSVLTTFALGLVCALALHSPRMRGTKIYRTILILPYAMPSFAMLLVWRDMFNKDFGLINNLFGWHIDWLGQPTTARLSLILVNLWLGFPYMFLVATGALQAIPKELTEASSIDGATAWQGFKRVTLPLLLVALTPLLISSFAYNFNNFNAIKLVTDGGPYAIDNATVGATDLLISYTYRLAFGGIAQLGFAAAVSVIIFTLVAVMSIIGFRRSRSLEEVYS, from the coding sequence ATGACGACGCCGAGCACGACCTCATCCGGGTCGGGTGGCGTGACGGGCGCGGGGGGCTCCGGCTCCCCGCGCTCCGGCCTGCCCGGCCAGCGCGGTTCCGACGCACCGAAGCGTGGGACCGGGAAGTCCGCCCCTCCGTCCGAACATCGTCCCCGAGAGATCACCGTCGGTTTCCTCGTGGGCCGGCTGATCGCGCTCGGCCTCGTCGCCGCCCTGCTGCTCTTCGGGCTGCCGCCGCTGATCCGCACCGACAACTGGATCGGGGTCGGCGTACTGGTCGCGGCGGGCGCGGGGATCGCGTACCTCTATCTGACCCGGCGGCACGTGCCGCTCAAGTACCTGCTGCCCGGCACGGTCTTCCTGATCGTCTTCCAGCTCGTCCCGGTGATCCTCACGGTGAGCACCGCGTTCACGAACTTCGGCGACGGCCACCGGGGGACCAAGGAAGAGGCGATCACGGCGATCCAGACCGGCTCGCTGGAGCAGGTCACCGGGGCGGCGTCGTACAACCTGTCGCCCGCGCTCAAGGACGGCAAGCTCGTCTTCCTGCTGTTGCCGGTCGACGACAAGGGTGACCCGGTGCTGGACCAGGCGAAGGTCGGCACGGCGGACGGCCTGAGCGAGCTGCCCGGCCTCACCGACGCCAACCTGTCACTGACCAAGCAGCTCTCCGAGGTGCCCGGGTACGACATCCTTAGCAAACCGGACGCGAGCGCGCGCGGCGACGAGATCGCGAACTTCGCGGTGCCGACCGAGCAGGGGGCGATCAAGTCCAGCGGGCTGAGCAAGGCGGTCGAGCTGAAGGCGGTCCGGGCCTACGACGCGGCGTGCGACTGCGTCACGGACACCAAGACCGGCACGGTCTACCCGGCCGACGAGGCCAAGGGCTACTTCGTGAGCGCCGACGGGACCGTGCTGTCGGGCGGCCAGGGCTGGAAGGTCGGCGTCGGCTGGGCGAACTTCACCCGGATCTTCACCGACAAGACGGTCTCGGGGAACTTCTTCTCGGTCTTCGTCTGGAACGTCGTCTTCGCCCTGCTGTCGGTCCTGACGACGTTCGCGCTGGGCCTGGTGTGCGCGCTCGCGCTGCACTCGCCGCGGATGCGCGGCACCAAGATCTACCGGACGATCCTGATCCTCCCGTACGCCATGCCGTCGTTCGCGATGCTGTTGGTCTGGCGGGACATGTTCAACAAGGACTTCGGCCTGATCAACAACCTGTTCGGCTGGCACATCGACTGGCTCGGTCAGCCGACGACGGCCCGGCTGTCGTTGATCCTGGTGAACCTGTGGCTGGGCTTCCCCTACATGTTCCTGGTGGCCACCGGCGCTCTGCAGGCCATCCCGAAGGAGCTGACCGAGGCGTCGAGCATCGACGGCGCGACGGCATGGCAGGGCTTCAAGCGGGTGACGCTGCCGCTGCTGTTGGTCGCGTTGACCCCGCTGCTGATCTCCTCGTTCGCGTACAACTTCAACAACTTCAACGCGATCAAGCTGGTCACCGACGGTGGTCCGTACGCCATCGACAACGCCACGGTCGGCGCGACCGACCTGTTGATCAGCTATACCTATCGGTTGGCCTTCGGCGGCATCGCGCAGCTCGGCTTCGCGGCGGCCGTCTCGGTGATCATCTTCACGCTGGTCGCCGTCATGTCGATC